A stretch of DNA from Plasmodium berghei ANKA genome assembly, chromosome: 11:
ctttagaaatattaaaCGAAAGCCAAACgactttttatatttattagtcaaatataaaaaacgtggtaataacaatgataataatatagttAACAAATGGATGTTTCCCTTTAtagattttaaaaaaaagttatcGATAAGAGAAAATTTACAATATTTATGTTCACATCATTTAACATGTGAAATTCCATTTTTCATTGGTTATTCTCCATGCACCtttgaaaaaagaaaatttaaaactCCTTTAATACCAAATGAAATTATAggaagaaaaatattttattatagaGCTcattatacaaataatgatgcaaatataaatttaatgcAAAATCAGTATATACATGACTTTGCTTGGGTAACGCGCTCCGAATtgaaacaatttttatccATTAGCAAATACTATGCCATAAAGGATTCAATACCTTTGACCTGAACTATTTTTGAAATGTTGAGATCCTCTATTTTGTTGCTAAATGTacatatgttttatatgaatGTTTGCAAgggtataatatatatatatgcatgggCTTGTGAAActtctttatttgtttGAATTACAGCTGCAATGATAATACATGTGCATTTGCAATGcatattttcctttttttttatcccCATAATTTTTCATGCATTATATGTGCCCCTTTTGCATGGGGGATAAGTCAAATACAATTTATCCATTTGGCTTCagtttaattttttggtattttttttgaaattaaaCACAtgatatatagatataagAATTTATAAGTTATAATTTAATGGTGAAGTAATCCAATAAAATGCAATGGTACAAAACTGTATACATTACGTTATGAAACATTCATAGAAGATATATGTGTAATTATATTACAATATAAAGATCATAAAAAAGTATAGCATGCTAAacttttaattatttatatgaaaagtAACCTTTTCCatctctttttttattttatctttaatTTGGTTTCCTTCTATACTGGTATCAAACGCATCCCAGTTTGAGTTGCTATTTAAACTGATTTGATCATCTTTACTTTCTTcatacaaatttttaaaatattcctttgaccacatatatatatttttttttattgtgtCTTCATCGTTAGAATCCTTTCCTggattaaataatattaccTTTTTTGCATAAGACACTAAAATgctatttaatttatcagATATATGTATTTCCTCTGATATATTTGATGCGTCAGTTTGGCAATTAGCATCCTTTTCCATTGAAAAGAggtttattaaaaataatgaagagaagattaaataatataaaaatagaagtaataaaataaaaactataGAGTACAAAagattttaatataatatttagaTGATTAAAAATACGAAAAGTATATACTCAATTGTTGTGTTTAAACTTTTTTAGGTCTTTTTTATACTTAGAAGAATAATGCATACATATGTGCGAAGATGTTATAAACCCTTatgtattaaatattataatataattttattaattattcaaataaatcatgtatatttacaattgggattacttatatttatgcatatgaaaaaaatatacacgAATATGCATATGGTATGTGTAAGTTTTTGATGtgtctttttctttttatatgcTTAGCATTCTAACGCGTCTTATTTAAAGCGTATTAATAACATATCTCTTAAGAATtttataacaaaattaattattttttttatttagttGGCGTCATATCAATAGCATTATccattaaatatatttttaatatcttgtttttgtttaatGATAAACgtaaaaatgaaaagaaacaataataaaaacgaataaaaaaaaagtctAAGCTTGAGTTGCAGTATGAATGGCCAGCATAAAATAAGCATGTTTTTcatttacatatttataatataagaaaaaatgcaaacatgttattttttcttatctatgtttatatatgttcTTGTCATTTATTGAGAAATACAGCCCTAAATATCTATTGTTATCCCAAAACATTTgacataaatattttagagatttattttttctatatttttaatatttcaaaataaattttaaaattattaaaaagttaATAGATAAAACGGACATGCTTAATATATGTGCACATGTGCGTGTAATAGAATGTATAAGATACGAACTCGCAGATATAGTcgcataaaatttaaacaCTTTAAggcatatttatatatgcgAAAAGAGTtggtaaaaaatattcgaaatatttttatcctAAACGCTTATTTTCAAGAACCatttgtattttctttctttaatatattttattttcctttttttttcaataatcttaaatgcatatttattaaactaaagcatcatatttttacatgacactattataataaaaactgAAGAGATCTAATCATAAATTATTAGTAgtataacaaaataattgcATATAACTATGTTGGCCTGAAgaaacaatatataatattttcaaaaaggGTATACCATATATACTGTAACACAATTATAGATATGTTATATCATGAAAAATTACTATATGTTAAATATACAGCATacatattatgatataaattaattgacatgtatatatatatatatatttatagtaATTCTATAATGCTATTCATCTGTTAAAATGACTTTGTccttaaataaattaaaattgtaCTTACGTGTcatccatatatatacaatatttaCCACGTTTGTTTGCCTTTggtaatataaaaaaatatatatatcaaatggtatatataaataactataattaatattcaaaaaaaataatttttaaattattaaaaaataaatatatagtatattattttatacgttgttaaattaataccaatatatataatttgtatattgCATGTATATTAGTTGTtccattaaaaaattccCAATTATGCATAgatttttttactattgttattattgttttttattaaatttttatgattaaaaaattgttatataattaCTATGCAATAACATGTATATAATGGATTTAAAATGGCTTTGCAgcattttataattatatatatacaattattattgctataatataatgtcatttttatatgatataataaatgaataaataaattatttgaacagtgtataatttttttaatatataaataaaaaacatgtATATGTAAATGAAGTACCcaagtaaataaaatataaaatgagTGAATCAAAATTAGTAAaggaaaaattaaatgcgtagatataaatacaaGCATCGAATAACTCTGGTGCAACaaatattactattttacgcccattatatatttccaacagcatattatattatattatatataaatagctTGCAGTGTATTccttattttatcataatttataaaaaaaaaggtaaTATGAAACCAGGAGCCAGTCGtagtatttattatatataaatgtggTATAAAATCGTATACAAATAAGAACGAATGTTTTTTGTTGTGAATTATAAGaggaaattaaaaatgtataataaaattattattatttgactaaataattatatatattaataatattaaatgtatAATGAAGAGCGCTGAATTTGAAGCAAATTCAAGTTCACAGGgaaatgaattaaatgaagatgatgttaataaatgcattttaaataaattaaatttaatttttaataacaatattaaaTCTATATCACAAGatgataaattaattgAAAACGAATTGAATCGAAAGAAAAGAACTAATGAAATAAGTGAAATTAATACAGTATGTAATGGCACTATTGTCGTAAATACGATTGATaagcaaaataaatttataaaaaaaagtggtTTAAATGGTGTtgatcaaaataataatgcatataaCGAAGGAATAAATAATTCGAATAGTCTTGATtcaaataacaataataatacaaataatgaTGCTACTAGTACAAGTACGATTggtaaacaaaatatagctataaaaaaaagcagTTTAAATATTGCTGACCCAAAtgacaatatatatagcgaaggaataaataatttaaatatccTTGAACCAAACAATAAAAAGGCATGTTGtaatattgataaaaataccACGACAATAAGTAACACCAATGGAAATAGCACTAATATTAGTGGTAGCAGCAAGCATGTCATTGATAAAAACAATCCTAATATTGTAGATATAAATGACACACATGTAGATGagcaaaataattttataaattcgATTGAAAGAGATTGCTCCACAATTGCTATTATAAGTAATGGTAATAATACTGACAATACAATCAGAGATGCAAATAATATCGACAATATTAACATTGTTAATCAACTGAAAAGAGAAAATTTATCTGAAAATGTGAGCGTTATAAATATCGGGGATTTATATAAACTAAGTTGTGATGCTTGCTTAAGTATTGAATctatattgaaaaaaaaaaacctGGGAGAATTATTAGCAGGGGAAAataattgtaataataatattaataaaaaaaatgaaaggtggaaaagatatataaaatgtattgAACCATTTTTAGACGTTCATacaataattaatttaagtCAGACATGCAagtttttgtataaaagaaaatacaaaGTATGGAATAATAGATTAATATTCAACAGTTATTTAGGTTACAATCCTAaagtattatattcatatgtATTCCCAACAATTTATAGGCATATTCATAGATCTGTTAGAAGAAGACTTTGTTTAGATTTTACTCTTTGCACTTTAATTAAAGATATAACAGTtactaatatattaaatcagatatataattttgattcGTTAAATACAAagcatttatttatttataatttacaagaaatatattttgattattgTCATAATTTAACTGATAAAACTTTAGAAGTTTTAGCACAAACAAGGCTACCTTCATTAAAAACGTTAAGTATTAAATGCGtcagaaataaatatttaactTGTGCACCTTTAACTGTTATGCTAAAAAAGCAAAATTGGCCAATctttacaaattttatttgttcattttcAAATTCGTGGTTAGAACcgatttttattatatctaaTTTTATAGTTAATAGAGCAAATAATCaaaatcatttaatttatcataaattaaaaaatttaagaaaaactttagaaaatatgaaaaattttgataGTACCCATAATAATGTTAATACATCTTTGGGTACTTCGATAGACgaaagtaataaaaaaattattaatgaaaataataaatataattttatgagTTTACAAAGCTGTGTAGATGCAAGTATCatatacaaattaaatataaatgattatTCATCTACTACTAACAATCAGCatactaataataataaaaaattcaaatcAGCACTTAATAGTGAAACTGAATTTAGTATTAGCCAATCtgaaacaaataataattttagtctttttaataattttctatataacACTATGAGACATTTTGGATATTCATCGAGActttcaaataattttaattataaagattataataatacttaTCCACAAAAAAATTCCATTGTAAATAGAAAGGATGATACAAATAACTCCCATAGTTCAAACGGAAGTGTATCTAACAATAATAGTAATGTTAACAATTCTATGAGCAATTTCACAGGTGCtatttcgaaaaaaaacatgaatATGCCCATAAATATCGATACAAGTAATATAAATGCAAATGAGCAAAGCACAAACGaaataaacaaacaaaACAATATGGACGATCTTCCTCCTGCTAAGCATTTTGTATCGACTGATAAGTTTCATATCTCTTTGGGCAACAATGCTAATATTGGCTGTGATGGAAATGTAGCATCCCTAATTTCGAAATCCGAGCCTAACGTAAATGCTGGCAATACTATTTGGGAAATGAACGGACAAATAAATGATGGTAATGGTGAGAAAGATGCGAATAATTATAGTAATCATCCCACAGCTGaagaaattgaaaatatgattCAAAATAGTGATAATAAAGGAAGTGATTCCTTTTCGTGGGACTGCAAAATGCGGAACAGTGATGGGGTTCTTACACAGTTgggaaataaaagaaataaaagaaaaagtcGAGATAAAGAATTTCTTGAAAATGATGGAGAAGAGAAAAAAGTTCCTAAAATAAgagatgaagaaaaaaaaatggataatAAGGAGTGCTCATCagttgaaaaaaataatgaaaaatcaAATTTCGAAGAATATACAGAAGATAGTTTACTACAAGAGGGCATTGATACAAAagag
This window harbors:
- a CDS encoding ankyrin-repeat protein, putative, which translates into the protein MKSAEFEANSSSQGNELNEDDVNKCILNKLNLIFNNNIKSISQDDKLIENELNRKKRTNEISEINTVCNGTIVVNTIDKQNKFIKKSGLNGVDQNNNAYNEGINNSNSLDSNNNNNTNNDATSTSTIGKQNIAIKKSSLNIADPNDNIYSEGINNLNILEPNNKKACCNIDKNTTTISNTNGNSTNISGSSKHVIDKNNPNIVDINDTHVDEQNNFINSIERDCSTIAIISNGNNTDNTIRDANNIDNINIVNQLKRENLSENVSVINIGDLYKLSCDACLSIESILKKKNLGELLAGENNCNNNINKKNERWKRYIKCIEPFLDVHTIINLSQTCKFLYKRKYKVWNNRLIFNSYLGYNPKVLYSYVFPTIYRHIHRSVRRRLCLDFTLCTLIKDITVTNILNQIYNFDSLNTKHLFIYNLQEIYFDYCHNLTDKTLEVLAQTRLPSLKTLSIKCVRNKYLTCAPLTVMLKKQNWPIFTNFICSFSNSWLEPIFIISNFIVNRANNQNHLIYHKLKNLRKTLENMKNFDSTHNNVNTSLGTSIDESNKKIINENNKYNFMSLQSCVDASIIYKLNINDYSSTTNNQHTNNNKKFKSALNSETEFSISQSETNNNFSLFNNFLYNTMRHFGYSSRLSNNFNYKDYNNTYPQKNSIVNRKDDTNNSHSSNGSVSNNNSNVNNSMSNFTGAISKKNMNMPINIDTSNINANEQSTNEINKQNNMDDLPPAKHFVSTDKFHISLGNNANIGCDGNVASLISKSEPNVNAGNTIWEMNGQINDGNGEKDANNYSNHPTAEEIENMIQNSDNKGSDSFSWDCKMRNSDGVLTQLGNKRNKRKSRDKEFLENDGEEKKVPKIRDEEKKMDNKECSSVEKNNEKSNFEEYTEDSLLQEGIDTKENIKNKNFVKYFIEEKKSKNSFNNKKNKLLTAENIFCMNVLHNNVNTFDEEEEDDDDDEENNLNKCRCNGNSCIYTPDEINFKCDCDDCPFANGYKNLISVDDPYIQSHFVQPNLDILGSWGSKCFLESIGLDIYVKGYSVALKNENVKICVKLSKKIQDELYELSKSEKYKNNNLVYLLRDKGSELLSNTPLTIETDENGGIDIWTLPISLAISKKNRYLFYLVLKGGAKVDIWDYLGKSPLYIACENECKEFVEVLIDERRNRKKKNNIMQCYSKGLCNIDREDSIANSHGKNIWVDDLNKKMSYSNEDIKKMNITELGKGADSETVNNGNNININTVSVNHINDNNINGNNNSINNGEDFKRVDAPNPFKNEPRYETRNDVSSLWGIHHNSNGRNNGNSSTSRSSIEKRLSEKINETQKDNNINEKESSNKELVPNNINIDINNSYDFDASNFEGIKKNDNFNNLCISPYGNKCDNYYVTYPIDIENGYIPLNIAIKKKNFSIVNSLVESGERLDIKCPYVRDYKSPLYLACENNISEIIQLLLEKKANPNWRYHNKFTPILLAYNLNKAWVNHFLDAGAGEKSCDRHILTELISCAIFKKDLSTVQLLLKKYPQLLQKGHKLWSLPFIQAAKLERLNILKYLYSLKKEIINQLDSNNVLSPIHAAAEEGNVEIIKFLIENDVNINLTNKYHQNALHIACLENQEKVAQLLIANNVDVNCKDNINGECPLMICIRTRNENLAMLILNESKNINYNLTNIHGETSLIYSIFYGLYDVADILMARGADASVRDINGDKSYNVACERVLSNRACKNVLKKFLKLYRSQNKNFLPPKNKINKKNKFYQSYQTINQSFFSIFRIKKEQKDKKSISYSIDNESIQ